TCCCTGTACATTATAGTGAGATATTCCCTTAATTCTCCACAATCAACATTGGCCTTTACAATATTACTTAAAACCAAAAAAATAGTGGTTATAGGATCCATTAGTTCGTTTTTTAAATTTGAAATAAATGATTGTTTAAAAGACTCACTCTCCAAAAGTTTTTCATTCATCTCCTTCAATCTCTTATCTAATACCCGTATTGCCTGGATTAACTTCTCTTTCTCATCATTATGTTCCATCATATTTTCACCTCAAAATATATAAATTTTTAACTCTGACTATCAAATAAAAATTTTTCCACCTCAGACCTTACCTTATCCCATTCATTATACATCTCTTTCAATAGATCCAAACAATCCAACCCTTCTTTAGCTCTTTTGTTTATGGCTTCAGCTTTCTCAGCCATATTAATAAAGCCCAAAGACAAGGCAGCCCCTTTTATCTTATGCGCCTTAGCTCTTATATTGCCAAAATCTTTTAATTTGACAAATTCAGCAAGTTTTTCCAGATAAATGGGAAACTCTTCCAACCCTTGTCTAAACAACTGTTCCACCAAACTCTTAGGAACCTTATTTTTTGTAAAAAAGCCAAAATCTATAACATTACTTATATCTTTAGATTGCTGATTCTCATTATTCACATTAAGCTTATTATTTAAATATTTAGCTAAAATCTCACCTAATTGATCTATCATTATCGGTTTACTAAGATAATCTGTTATGCCAGCAGCAAGGCACCTCTGTCTTTCCTCTTTTTCATAATTTGCAGTAACTGCAATAATAGGAACAGTTTTCAATTGATTTTTACTTTCAAAATCCCTTATCGCTTTAGCAGACTCATATCCATTCATGATAGGCATCTGAATATCCATAAAAACGATATCCGGTGAGATCATCTTATATTTTACAAACCCTTGTTCCCCATTTTCAGCCTCTACTATTTCAGCATTTGGTAGCATCTCTGAAATTAATGTTCTAAAAAGAATCCTGTTCATATCCACATCTTCAACAATAAGCACCTTATACCTTGTTTTGATATCAATTGGTTTTATCTGATAAAACTTAATTGTATCATCACCCTTTTTGTGTATATCTGATAACAATCTTCTCAAACCCCAAATTGTAATGGGTTTTTCCGTAAATAAAACAACGCCAAAATCCATCATATTTTTAAAATATTCCATATCCTCCACTCTACTATAAACAACAATGGTGGGCATTTTAATATCAAGTTGTTTCATCTTATTTTTTATCTCTTCAAAATATAAAATCATACTGTCAGCATCTATCAGCAAAAGATCAACATTTTCCATCAATATCAGATTCATTAAATAGATTAGATCACTGGTAACAGTGCTGTCTATATTCATACAATTTAAAGTTCTCTGTAACTTTTCAGAAAAAGAATTTTCATCGGATAATATAACAGCATTACAAAAACCATGATTTATATACTCACCATCGATCCCTCTTTCTACACTTTCTATAGCAAAATTAAAAATGAATGTAGTTCCTTCACCCTCTTTCGAATCCACAGAGATATCCCCCCCAAGCATAGAAACAAGCTTTTTTGTTATATTCAAGCCAAGTCCTACACCTCCATACTTTCTGGAATAAGTATTATCAACCTGCACAAACGGTTTGAAAATATCGATAAGCATCTCTTTCTTTATACCTATACCTGTGTCTTTCACAGAAAAACTTAATGTATGTTTACCATTTAAATAAAGGTATTCAGACGTAACCTCCACAAACCCCCTCTCAGTAAACTTTATAGCATTAGATAAAAGATTTAACAAAATCTGTTTTAACATCTTAGAATCGGTATAAATATACTCAGGAAGATTTACCGATGGTGTAATAAAGAAATCCAACCCTTTTTTAAAAGCATTATATTTCATAATATCAGAAACATTATCAATCAAATCAAAGAGGTTCACCCTCTCAATTTGGGCCACCATCTCCCCTGATTCTATCTTAGATAAATCTAAAACCTCAGAAATAATAGCCAGTAAGGTATCAGAAGCTGATTGAATATGTTTTATATACCTTCTCTGTTCTTCTGTAAGTTTTGTATTCATCAGAAGATTAATAAAACCAACGATAGTAGTTAAAGGTGTCCTTATCTCATGACTTATGTTTGAAAGAAATCTTGATTTTGCAATACTTGCATGTTCTGCTCTCTTTTTTTCCTCTTCGAGTTTATTTAATAGTTTTTTTCTTTCATCTATATCAAGTATAGCTCCAACAATCCCCATTAAATTACCATTTTTATCAGTAAAGGTACTTTTGTAAAACTCCACTTCTCTATATTCACCATTTGCATTCCTGATTCTATAGCAATAAATCTGATTACCTCCTTTTTTTAAAAGTTCCAAATCTGCTTCATGATATTTTTTAGATAGATGCTCTGGATACAAATCAAAAACAGTCTTACCCCTTATTTCATCCTTTTCTAATCCAACAAACTTTACAAATTCATCATTTACATCAATATACCTTAAATCTTTATCTTTATAAAAGATAGGCACAGGGACAGTATTAATTATCGTCTCAAGGAGATTCCTTTGGCTTTCCAAATCCTTCAACAGTTGATCTTTAGATACTCTTTTTTTTGTCTCTTTCACACAGACCTCTTTATAATTATACCACAAAAATTTAATAAAGTTTTATTGTATTTTTCATCTCGACAGTTTATAATAAAATAAAATGTTTAAGGAGGCTGGTATGTTTGTAGAAGGACTTGAACCAAATGTAACTATAACCACTGTCGGAAATGAAGTTTTAGTAGGGGGGGATGTTGTAAATATCACAGATTACAGATTAATAAAGGAAAGTGTTTTAAAGGCAATTGGTAGCGAAGGTAAATATGTAAAGGTAATATTTTCCGATGCCGAATCCCTTACCTCTTCCGTAATCGGTTTTTTCTTAAAATTGGTTCAGAAGGATAACATAGAGGTAAAGATGGTTGTAAAAAAAAATACTCTTATGTCGTTACTGGAGATATTAGGACTTGTGAAAATATTTAATGTTACCTTAGAATGACAAACGAACACATTACTTTTAAATACAAAGAAACACCAGAACTACTTAAATCAATAAAAGCAGTTCTGGTGGATGATGAGAAGATAACTGTAAAAGCACTAAAAATGTTTTTAGATTCTTACATCGATGATCTCTATTCTTTTTCAGATCCAAAAGAAGCCATATCATTCATTGAAACAAACGAAATCGATCTGTTGATAACCGATTTTTGGATGCCAAATATTAATGGTATTGATCTGATTAAATTTGCTAAAAATAAAAATCCAGACGTAGCCACAATACTTTTAACAGTTGATGCCAATCTATCTGGTATCAGTGTGGTAAATGCTGGAGTAGATAAATACATCCAAAAGCCAGCCTTTGGCGATACCTTACTATCAGCGATTGAAGAAGCGATAAATAAATTTCTTCTGAAAAAAATCGTTATAGAAAGTCAACAAAAAGATATTGAATTGATGAGGCTTAAAGAAAGATATTCCATTTTTCAACAGGAAGAAGCTTACAAAAAACAGTTAAACATAATAAAAAACGAGTTGTATCTTTCAACAATAAATAGTAAGATAACTAAAAACAACTCATATTTTTATATAAAAACATCCTATAAACCTTTTGAAATTTTAAGTGGTGATTGTTATTCCATAAGAGTTTTAAGTCCCCATGAAGCTTTTATATTTATTCTTGACATTATGGGCAAAGGGATCTCCGCCTCTGTTACTTCAATTACATCCACTACGTATCTTAACCACCTAATAAATACTATGGGCGGATCAAAAAAACTTACACTAAAAATCATTATAAACAAATTTTTAAGGTTTATTAAACCGATTTTAATAGAAGACGAAATATTATGTGGACTTTTTTTAATATTAAATTTTCAGTCCCAGAGATTACAATTTGTAAATTTCTGCATGCCACCGTTATTTTTTGAAGAAAACGATACCATCCAATATATACCAGCAGAAGAACTACCCATTACTAAAAGAACCGAAGAGTTTCATATCCAAGAAAAAGATATCTCCAACATCACAAAATTAATTCTATTGTCCGACGGTATTGTAGAATCCAAAACCATAAACAAAAAACCATATATATTTAACATAAAAAAGGATATCAGACTTAGCTATAGTTTAAAAAACTTTATGGAAACAGTAGCATTAAATATTTCCAAGATCCCTGATGACTCCACTGTAATATTTATAAAAAAATGTTCTATATTAGGGTGCTTTCATAAAGAATATATTATCCCTTCTAGGAGTAGTGATATTGACAACTTTTTAAATAAACTAAACAAACGATTACAAAAAATCCATGCTGACAAATATTTCAAAAGCAATATAACTACTATCCTCATGGAACTACTCGCAAATGCCCATGAACATGGCAACTTAGGCATAACATCTGAACTTAAGGACAAATTAATCTCAGAAGATATGTATGAAAAATATATCCTCGAAAAAGAAAAGGCTACAAATAAAGAAATCAAAATATCATTTACAATCTCTGTTCAAAAAAAAGAGTTATACTTAACGATCGAAGATCAGGGAATAGGTTTTGATAAAAATATTTTTGAAAATAACAAAAATCCTAATTTTTGTGGTTATGGAATGAGGATTTTAGATACCCTGACAAAAGACTTCTTTTACAATAAAGAAGGTAATATTGTTACAGCAATAGTAGACCTTTCTACAAAATGTACATTTGATATAATATATTGATAATCAGTTAATCTAATCGATAGTAACAATTTCATATACAAACCTGATCAAATTAATTAGCTTATTTGTATCAAAAGGTTTTGAGAGGAAAAAAAATCGTCTATTAAAATCTGGGTCCTTTTTTATTTCATCTTTGGGATACCCACTTATCAATATAACCTTTATTTTGGGATAGGTTTCTTTTATGAATTTGTATAAATCAAGACCTGTCTCTTCACCCAATTTATAATCAATCACTGCCACATCTATATCATTTTTTGATATAATATCCACAGCGGCCCAGTAATCGTGTGCTGAGAATACATTTGCCCCTCTATTTTTAATGGAGGATTCTATTGAATGCAACAGTGTTTCATCATCGTCCACTAACAATATATTTATACCTGGCAAAAATTTATTATCATAAGCGATATCCTCTTTTTTAACAATAGGAAGTAGAATTGTAAAAATTGTCCCACTGGTATATTTAGAGTTACATATTATATATCCA
This DNA window, taken from Calditerrivibrio sp., encodes the following:
- a CDS encoding ATP-binding protein, producing MKETKKRVSKDQLLKDLESQRNLLETIINTVPVPIFYKDKDLRYIDVNDEFVKFVGLEKDEIRGKTVFDLYPEHLSKKYHEADLELLKKGGNQIYCYRIRNANGEYREVEFYKSTFTDKNGNLMGIVGAILDIDERKKLLNKLEEEKKRAEHASIAKSRFLSNISHEIRTPLTTIVGFINLLMNTKLTEEQRRYIKHIQSASDTLLAIISEVLDLSKIESGEMVAQIERVNLFDLIDNVSDIMKYNAFKKGLDFFITPSVNLPEYIYTDSKMLKQILLNLLSNAIKFTERGFVEVTSEYLYLNGKHTLSFSVKDTGIGIKKEMLIDIFKPFVQVDNTYSRKYGGVGLGLNITKKLVSMLGGDISVDSKEGEGTTFIFNFAIESVERGIDGEYINHGFCNAVILSDENSFSEKLQRTLNCMNIDSTVTSDLIYLMNLILMENVDLLLIDADSMILYFEEIKNKMKQLDIKMPTIVVYSRVEDMEYFKNMMDFGVVLFTEKPITIWGLRRLLSDIHKKGDDTIKFYQIKPIDIKTRYKVLIVEDVDMNRILFRTLISEMLPNAEIVEAENGEQGFVKYKMISPDIVFMDIQMPIMNGYESAKAIRDFESKNQLKTVPIIAVTANYEKEERQRCLAAGITDYLSKPIMIDQLGEILAKYLNNKLNVNNENQQSKDISNVIDFGFFTKNKVPKSLVEQLFRQGLEEFPIYLEKLAEFVKLKDFGNIRAKAHKIKGAALSLGFINMAEKAEAINKRAKEGLDCLDLLKEMYNEWDKVRSEVEKFLFDSQS
- a CDS encoding response regulator, translated to MTNEHITFKYKETPELLKSIKAVLVDDEKITVKALKMFLDSYIDDLYSFSDPKEAISFIETNEIDLLITDFWMPNINGIDLIKFAKNKNPDVATILLTVDANLSGISVVNAGVDKYIQKPAFGDTLLSAIEEAINKFLLKKIVIESQQKDIELMRLKERYSIFQQEEAYKKQLNIIKNELYLSTINSKITKNNSYFYIKTSYKPFEILSGDCYSIRVLSPHEAFIFILDIMGKGISASVTSITSTTYLNHLINTMGGSKKLTLKIIINKFLRFIKPILIEDEILCGLFLILNFQSQRLQFVNFCMPPLFFEENDTIQYIPAEELPITKRTEEFHIQEKDISNITKLILLSDGIVESKTINKKPYIFNIKKDIRLSYSLKNFMETVALNISKIPDDSTVIFIKKCSILGCFHKEYIIPSRSSDIDNFLNKLNKRLQKIHADKYFKSNITTILMELLANAHEHGNLGITSELKDKLISEDMYEKYILEKEKATNKEIKISFTISVQKKELYLTIEDQGIGFDKNIFENNKNPNFCGYGMRILDTLTKDFFYNKEGNIVTAIVDLSTKCTFDIIY